One stretch of Thermodesulfobacteriota bacterium DNA includes these proteins:
- a CDS encoding thiamine pyrophosphate-binding protein, with product MAKVHGGWLVAKTLNELGVKEIFSLSGGHINPIYDACQDFGIRIIDTHHEQGASMAADAYGRVKRKPAICLVTAGPGFTNTVTGIAGAYLSNSPLILLSGKSGIEEQERLPLQDIDQQSIISPITKWASTIFDTKRIPEYITTAYKKAITGKPGPVYLGMPYEVLYASCNEEQVNRYNTVMPSSKVEPPQESITQAIEMFKASTRPLAIAGSGAWYADADKELLRFLDNVKIPIYTLNFGRGIVSDNHKQCFGAASLSGPVGFKKISSEADLILLLGIRLSLYIGFGRSFNPEAKIIQVDIDPGEIGRNRPADLGIVSDISKFLFHFSNYIEENSIKLTYEPWFKQARTWRDEEWEASEEIRNSDKTPIHALRVIKEVEEMLGEDGMLVIDGGDTQAWTDGTYRVRKPGHYVKGGPLGCMGVGVPFAIGTKVACPEKQVALISGDGAIGMNFMEFETAIRHKIPFVAVVCNDQSWGMTKHQLWLTYGRERPTVGVDLELTPFHEMVKVLGGYGELVTEPAKIRGAIERAISSGVPSLINITTDPEAISPSTYGLTQMMLPKEN from the coding sequence ATGGCTAAGGTTCATGGTGGATGGCTGGTAGCAAAGACACTGAATGAGCTTGGTGTTAAAGAGATATTTTCACTCAGTGGGGGACACATAAACCCAATCTACGATGCGTGTCAGGATTTCGGCATAAGGATTATTGACACCCATCACGAGCAGGGCGCATCCATGGCCGCCGACGCCTACGGCAGGGTCAAGAGAAAACCTGCCATCTGTCTTGTCACAGCCGGTCCAGGATTTACAAACACAGTTACAGGAATTGCCGGAGCCTATTTATCCAATTCCCCTCTAATTCTTCTCTCTGGAAAATCAGGGATTGAAGAACAGGAGAGACTCCCTCTTCAAGATATAGATCAGCAATCAATTATTTCTCCTATCACAAAATGGGCAAGTACAATATTCGATACAAAACGAATACCAGAATACATAACCACAGCCTATAAGAAAGCAATCACAGGAAAGCCGGGGCCCGTATACCTTGGGATGCCCTATGAAGTGTTATATGCAAGCTGTAATGAGGAACAGGTCAACCGATACAACACAGTCATGCCTTCTAGTAAAGTAGAGCCTCCTCAGGAATCCATTACTCAAGCCATTGAGATGTTTAAAGCCTCAACGAGACCTCTAGCAATAGCCGGAAGCGGGGCTTGGTATGCCGACGCGGATAAAGAACTGCTAAGGTTTTTAGACAATGTGAAGATTCCGATTTATACATTAAATTTTGGAAGGGGAATCGTCTCGGACAACCATAAGCAATGCTTCGGTGCTGCAAGCCTTTCCGGCCCTGTAGGCTTCAAGAAGATATCCTCGGAGGCAGATTTAATACTGCTCTTAGGCATAAGACTAAGCCTTTACATTGGCTTCGGGAGATCCTTCAATCCCGAGGCAAAAATAATTCAGGTGGATATCGATCCCGGAGAAATAGGGAGAAATAGACCGGCAGATTTGGGAATCGTAAGTGACATAAGTAAATTCCTCTTTCATTTCTCAAATTATATAGAAGAAAACTCAATCAAGCTGACCTACGAGCCATGGTTTAAACAGGCAAGGACCTGGAGAGATGAGGAATGGGAGGCGTCAGAGGAGATTAGGAACTCCGATAAAACCCCTATCCACGCACTCAGGGTAATAAAGGAAGTGGAAGAGATGCTAGGAGAAGATGGAATGTTGGTCATAGACGGCGGCGACACGCAGGCGTGGACAGACGGCACCTACAGGGTAAGGAAACCAGGGCATTACGTAAAGGGCGGACCCCTCGGCTGCATGGGGGTCGGGGTCCCCTTTGCGATTGGCACAAAAGTCGCCTGCCCTGAAAAACAAGTGGCACTTATAAGTGGAGATGGCGCAATAGGGATGAATTTCATGGAGTTTGAAACGGCAATACGACATAAGATCCCATTTGTTGCCGTCGTGTGCAACGATCAGTCATGGGGAATGACAAAGCATCAACTATGGCTTACCTATGGAAGGGAAAGGCCTACGGTGGGTGTCGATCTTGAGCTTACCCCGTTTCATGAGATGGTGAAGGTCCTGGGCGGATATGGAGAATTGGTGACGGAACCTGCCAAGATACGTGGCGCCATTGAGAGGGCAATTTCCTCAGGTGTACCCTCACTTATAAATATCACTACGGACCCTGAGGCCATAAGCCCTTCAACATATGGGCTTACCCAGATGATGCTACCAAAGGAAAATTAA
- a CDS encoding nitrilase-related carbon-nitrogen hydrolase, translating to MDKKILGGREKVKVAVVQASPVFMDKQKTIDKACKLIREAGRNGAELIAFSEAFIPGYPAYYTVGYETPPHEWTDYMLALQDNSILIPGEDTKILGHAAKEAGAYVVIGCNELDDRQGSCTIYNSLLFIGKNGDVIGRHRKLMPTYTERLYWGQGGPDDIRVFDTEIGRIGGLICWENHMPLVRAAMIHRGEDFHIAVWPGNWKRGEDKLLDADTSP from the coding sequence ATGGATAAAAAGATTTTGGGCGGAAGAGAAAAGGTTAAAGTAGCTGTGGTTCAGGCCTCTCCAGTTTTTATGGACAAGCAAAAGACTATAGACAAGGCGTGTAAATTGATAAGGGAAGCCGGAAGAAATGGTGCCGAACTCATTGCCTTTTCAGAAGCTTTTATTCCAGGTTACCCTGCGTACTACACCGTTGGTTATGAGACCCCTCCACATGAGTGGACAGATTATATGCTTGCGCTTCAGGATAACTCGATATTAATACCCGGCGAAGATACAAAAATTTTAGGACATGCTGCAAAGGAAGCTGGAGCATATGTGGTGATCGGATGCAACGAACTCGATGATCGTCAGGGTAGCTGTACCATCTACAATTCTCTACTTTTTATTGGCAAAAATGGGGATGTTATTGGAAGGCATAGGAAGCTTATGCCCACTTACACTGAGAGGCTATACTGGGGTCAGGGTGGTCCAGATGATATAAGGGTCTTTGACACTGAAATAGGTAGGATAGGAGGGCTTATCTGCTGGGAAAACCATATGCCTCTCGTCAGAGCAGCCATGATTCATAGAGGAGAAGACTTTCATATAGCAGTTTGGCCAGGGAATTGGAAAAGAGGAGAGGACAAGCTCCTTGATGCAGACACCAGTCCT